One Dioscorea cayenensis subsp. rotundata cultivar TDr96_F1 unplaced genomic scaffold, TDr96_F1_v2_PseudoChromosome.rev07_lg8_w22 25.fasta BLBR01000701.1, whole genome shotgun sequence DNA window includes the following coding sequences:
- the LOC120254900 gene encoding uncharacterized protein LOC120254900, with product MGSTTATSAPATTRPLQQPPQKPEKKFTTEDVLASFMINTEAKFVNINNQFAEVNNVLRNVQASIQPLKNQVGQLARANSERPPDSLPSNTENNLREHLNVVTLRSGKQVEARAEESSSTKHNGVAIQENPKPSESEVEGIKEKQDEGTLKLLTPRIPEYKLRKLPKKLTDPGSFIIPCVIGEGMQEKALADSGASINVMPYKLFLKMGLEDIRPTRMTIQLADRSIKKPCGVVEDVLVRIDKFIIPVDFVILDVDGDVKVPLILG from the exons atggggTCAACAACAGCAACATCGGCCCCCGCAACCACAAGGCCTTTACAACAACCTCCTCAAAAGCCCGAGAAGAAGTTCACCACTGAAGATGTGTTAGCGAGCTTTATGATCAATACCGAGGCAAAATTTGTAAACATCAACAATCAATTCGCTGAAGTGAACAATGTTTTGAGGAATGTTCAAGCCTCCATTCAACCATTGAAAAACCAGGTTGGGCAACTTGCTAGGGCAAATTCGGAGCGCCCACCAGATAGCTTACCTAGTAACACTGAAAATAATCTGAGGGAGCATTTGAATGTCGTCACTCTCAGGAGTGGGAAACAGGTTGAAGCACGAGCCGAGGAGAGCTCAAGCACTAAACATAATGGGGTAGCCATACAAGAAAACCCTAAGCCATCTGAGAGTGAAGTTGAAGGGATAaaggaaaaacaagatgaaggaACCCTTAAACTACTAACACCAAGGATACCCGAGTACAAGCTG AGGAAGCTCCCTAAGAAACTTACTGATCCCGggagtttcattattccatgtgtgATTGGGGAAGGCATGCAAGAAAAAGCCTTGGCAGATTCTGGGGCCAGCATCAATGTAATGCCTTACAAGTTGTTTTTGAAAATGGGATTGGAAGACATCAGGCCCACAAGGATGACAATACAACTCGCAGATCGTTCTATAAAGAAACCATGTGGTGTTGTTGAGGATGTGCTGGTTAGAATAGATAAGTTTATTATCCCGGtagattttgttattcttgatgTGGATGGTGATGTTAAAGTACCATTAATCCTCGGGTGA